In Alteromonas naphthalenivorans, one DNA window encodes the following:
- a CDS encoding AtpZ/AtpI family protein: MDKPTVNAKNTTPRRSHSMSHHVNKKVALKLHAKRHKHPGVWFGLGLMGVVGWSVALPTLLGIALGIWLDASISDSRAYTLIFLLAGLTLGCFIAWNWVSKEYAAMHSPTVNMKANTKAPTKANTVPKTKTSKENE; this comes from the coding sequence ATGGATAAACCAACTGTCAATGCTAAAAACACTACACCGCGCCGCTCACACAGCATGTCTCATCATGTAAATAAGAAGGTGGCATTAAAGTTACATGCTAAGCGCCATAAACACCCAGGCGTATGGTTTGGGTTGGGATTAATGGGGGTTGTGGGTTGGTCTGTGGCACTTCCCACGCTGTTGGGTATTGCATTAGGCATTTGGCTTGACGCCAGTATTAGTGATTCTCGCGCTTATACGCTTATATTTTTGCTGGCAGGGTTAACGTTAGGCTGCTTTATTGCGTGGAATTGGGTTAGCAAAGAGTATGCAGCAATGCATAGCCCTACCGTCAACATGAAGGCCAACACTAAAGCTCCCACTAAGGCAAACACTGTGCCCAAAACGAAAACAAGTAAAGAAAACGAATAA
- a CDS encoding YceK/YidQ family lipoprotein yields MKVLPLVILSLACCSCATVKTISPDNNHVQIEHQGKKSYCEEIPRVYSGFSYNICLLNGEPSRRENIGSTFGNVPFFVIDAAFSIVADTIVIPYTAVQQIDKGSINVN; encoded by the coding sequence ATGAAAGTTTTACCTCTCGTCATCTTATCTTTAGCATGTTGCTCTTGTGCGACTGTGAAAACAATTTCTCCTGACAACAACCATGTTCAAATTGAACATCAAGGTAAGAAAAGTTACTGCGAAGAAATACCTCGTGTATATAGTGGTTTTTCATACAATATATGTTTGTTAAACGGTGAACCAAGCCGACGTGAAAATATCGGTTCTACGTTTGGGAATGTCCCTTTCTTTGTTATTGATGCAGCGTTTTCTATTGTGGCTGACACTATTGTTATTCCATACACCGCAGTACAACAGATAGATAAAGGCAGCATTAACGTTAACTAA
- a CDS encoding F0F1 ATP synthase subunit epsilon: MQVNILLPNQIFAQLSGISNLIVETPSGSFGILPHRLDCITPLVPGILTYQCNNQAPQFVAIDQGVLVKTGKQVSISVRRAISGQSLETLQQAVTQEFIHLDEEQQALRAVLAKLETGFLKQFSSLSKQ; the protein is encoded by the coding sequence ATGCAGGTTAATATTCTTTTACCCAATCAAATATTTGCCCAGCTTTCAGGCATCAGCAATCTGATTGTTGAAACCCCTTCAGGAAGTTTTGGCATTCTGCCTCACCGTTTAGATTGTATCACCCCATTGGTGCCCGGAATTTTAACTTATCAATGTAATAACCAAGCGCCTCAATTTGTTGCTATTGATCAAGGGGTGTTAGTGAAAACGGGAAAGCAAGTCTCTATTTCCGTTAGAAGAGCAATAAGTGGGCAATCCCTTGAAACTTTGCAGCAGGCGGTTACCCAAGAATTTATTCATCTGGATGAAGAGCAACAAGCCCTGCGGGCTGTGTTAGCTAAGTTGGAAACCGGGTTTCTTAAACAATTTTCGTCACTGTCTAAGCAGTAG
- a CDS encoding ATP synthase subunit I → MIPIDNLSLTSLILPFLIGTMLGCCFFYALWFTVKKGMNATHPALWFLSSLLLRMGTAISVFYWVGNNDIWRLSACLAGFVIGRILMTKITNNANPTGAEKGALHHAP, encoded by the coding sequence ATGATACCCATCGACAATTTAAGTTTAACCTCACTTATTTTGCCTTTTCTAATAGGCACAATGCTAGGTTGCTGTTTTTTCTATGCCCTGTGGTTTACCGTAAAAAAAGGCATGAATGCCACGCATCCAGCGCTATGGTTCTTAAGTAGCTTATTGCTACGCATGGGGACGGCAATCAGTGTTTTTTACTGGGTGGGTAATAATGATATTTGGCGTCTATCAGCCTGCTTGGCGGGTTTTGTGATAGGCAGAATATTAATGACTAAAATCACTAATAACGCCAATCCTACCGGCGCAGAGAAAGGAGCGCTACATCATGCACCTTAG
- the atpD gene encoding F0F1 ATP synthase subunit beta, which produces MHVGVIVAVRGSIVDIRFTNQLPDIHTIIYANDGKITLEVASQLSAEKVRTIALTPTQGLARGMVVKSSQGPLKVPVGPSILTRMFNVFGEAIDGKPFINNTERRSVHQSPPPLVSISSQLQIFETGIKIVDVLCPLERGGKAGLFGGAGVGKTVLLTEMIHNMVSHQQGVSIFCGIGERCREGEELYREMKQAGVLDNMVMLFGQMNEPPGSRFRIGHSALTMAEYFRDDEKKDVLLLIDNIFRFIQAGSEVSGLMGQMPSRMGYQPTLGTELSSLEERIANTQNGAITSIQAVYVPADDFTDPAAVHTFSHLSATLVLSRKRASEGFYPAVDPLQSSSKLATPNVVGDRHYQVAQQVRHILAQYNELKDIIAMLGLEQLSKKDRNVVARARRLERFFTQPFFTTEQFTGMQGKFVTIEQALEGCERILSGEFDEHPESALYMIGDINDAISGHKAPKTASDEAHHAG; this is translated from the coding sequence ATGCATGTTGGCGTTATTGTGGCGGTAAGAGGGAGTATTGTTGATATCCGTTTTACTAATCAACTGCCAGACATCCACACCATCATTTACGCTAATGACGGTAAAATAACGTTAGAAGTGGCTTCTCAACTCTCGGCAGAAAAAGTACGCACTATTGCGCTAACACCTACCCAGGGTTTAGCTCGCGGTATGGTAGTGAAAAGTTCACAAGGCCCGTTAAAAGTGCCCGTTGGTCCTTCAATACTCACCAGAATGTTCAATGTGTTTGGTGAAGCTATTGATGGCAAACCCTTTATTAATAACACAGAGCGGCGCAGCGTTCATCAATCCCCTCCTCCCCTTGTTAGTATTTCCAGCCAGCTACAGATATTTGAAACCGGCATCAAAATCGTTGATGTTCTGTGTCCGCTTGAGCGAGGCGGAAAAGCGGGTCTATTTGGTGGCGCTGGCGTGGGCAAAACCGTTTTGCTTACCGAAATGATCCACAACATGGTAAGCCACCAACAAGGCGTAAGTATATTTTGCGGTATAGGCGAACGCTGCAGAGAAGGTGAAGAGCTTTATCGCGAGATGAAACAGGCTGGAGTGTTAGACAACATGGTTATGCTATTCGGGCAAATGAACGAACCTCCTGGAAGCCGCTTTAGAATAGGTCACAGCGCGCTAACCATGGCTGAGTACTTTCGTGATGACGAAAAGAAAGATGTGCTATTACTCATCGACAACATATTTCGATTTATTCAAGCGGGTTCTGAAGTGTCTGGCCTAATGGGCCAAATGCCATCACGAATGGGTTACCAACCCACCCTCGGCACTGAATTATCAAGTTTAGAAGAACGTATCGCCAATACACAAAACGGTGCCATTACGTCTATTCAAGCAGTCTATGTACCTGCTGATGACTTTACCGATCCAGCAGCGGTGCATACTTTTTCTCACCTATCAGCAACCTTAGTACTATCACGCAAACGCGCTAGTGAAGGCTTTTATCCTGCCGTCGATCCGTTGCAGTCAAGTTCAAAACTAGCTACGCCTAATGTGGTTGGTGATAGACATTATCAAGTAGCACAACAGGTTCGTCATATTCTCGCCCAGTACAACGAATTAAAAGACATCATTGCCATGTTGGGGTTAGAACAGTTATCTAAAAAAGACCGAAATGTTGTGGCAAGAGCCCGTCGATTAGAGCGCTTTTTTACTCAACCATTTTTCACTACCGAGCAATTTACTGGCATGCAAGGAAAGTTCGTGACTATCGAACAAGCATTAGAAGGTTGCGAACGCATTTTAAGCGGTGAATTTGACGAGCATCCCGAAAGCGCGTTGTACATGATTGGCGATATTAATGACGCGATTAGCGGTCATAAAGCACCTAAAACAGCATCAGATGAGGCACATCATGCAGGTTAA